A window of Kiloniellales bacterium contains these coding sequences:
- a CDS encoding RNA ligase family protein, producing MTPIRKYPRTRHILDSGRKPDDDDLGAAGFEAVAGRHLVIEEKIDGANAAISFDGAGQLLLQSRGHYLTGGPRERHFDLFKKWAHEIKDRLWPVLGRRLIVYGEWVYAKHTIFYDSLPHFFLEFDVLDREADAFLSTPRRRELLASLPISSVPVLHEGPVAKPSELTALVARSAFKSAAWRGTLAAAAEMPPHKPDLVIRQTDPSDLMEGLYIKVEQKGSVAERFKYVRRGFLSTVLDSESHWQSRPILPNRLAKDSDSSLVAP from the coding sequence ATGACCCCGATCCGAAAATACCCGCGCACAAGACACATCCTCGATTCGGGCCGTAAGCCGGACGACGACGACCTTGGTGCCGCCGGCTTCGAAGCGGTGGCGGGCCGGCACTTGGTGATCGAAGAGAAGATCGACGGCGCGAACGCGGCCATCAGCTTTGATGGTGCAGGACAACTCTTGCTGCAGAGCCGCGGGCACTACCTGACCGGCGGGCCGCGCGAACGTCATTTCGACCTCTTCAAAAAATGGGCCCACGAAATCAAGGACCGCTTGTGGCCGGTTCTGGGCAGGCGCTTGATCGTCTACGGCGAGTGGGTCTATGCCAAGCACACGATCTTCTACGACTCACTGCCGCACTTCTTCCTGGAGTTCGATGTGCTCGACCGCGAGGCCGACGCCTTCCTCTCGACTCCGCGGCGTCGTGAGTTGCTCGCCAGCCTGCCGATTTCCTCAGTTCCGGTCCTGCACGAAGGTCCGGTGGCCAAGCCCTCCGAACTGACGGCCCTGGTCGCGCGTTCGGCATTCAAATCGGCCGCATGGCGTGGGACCCTTGCAGCCGCCGCCGAAATGCCGCCGCACAAGCCGGATCTCGTGATCCGTCAAACCGATCCTTCCGACCTGATGGAAGGTCTCTACATCAAGGTCGAGCAGAAGGGCTCCGTCGCCGAACGGTTCAAGTACGTGCGCCGGGGCTTCCTCAGCACCGTCCTGGATTCGGAGAGCCACTGGCAGTCGCGTCCGATCCTGCCGAACCGCCTCGCGAAGGATTCCGACAGTTCTTTGGTCGCACCATGA
- a CDS encoding class I SAM-dependent methyltransferase, which produces MTGLYTKLAAAYVRGSLSKTGHSAEEAELLSLGRAAGLKLHRFKRTMDLPRVRAVLGILRGIGPASLLDIGSGRGTFLWPLLDAFPELAVTAVERDDRRRTHLDAVRRGGIERLSVVGGEASALPFPDRAFDIVTLLEVLEHQRDPAPLAQEAVRLAGRFLIASVPSKPDENPEHVQLFSGESLSALLRGVGAAKVAIDYVPNHIVAVARTYQR; this is translated from the coding sequence ATGACCGGCCTCTACACGAAGCTTGCTGCGGCCTACGTGCGCGGGAGTCTTTCGAAGACCGGACATAGCGCCGAAGAAGCCGAACTGCTCTCGCTCGGGCGTGCCGCCGGGCTCAAGCTGCACCGCTTCAAGCGCACCATGGACCTGCCCCGCGTAAGGGCCGTGCTCGGCATCCTGCGGGGCATCGGCCCGGCGAGTCTCCTGGACATCGGAAGCGGCCGCGGCACCTTCCTCTGGCCCCTGCTGGACGCCTTTCCGGAGCTTGCCGTTACGGCGGTGGAGCGGGACGATCGGCGACGCACCCATCTCGATGCCGTCCGTCGAGGCGGTATCGAGCGTCTCAGCGTGGTGGGCGGCGAAGCCAGCGCCTTGCCGTTTCCCGATCGGGCCTTCGATATCGTCACCTTGCTCGAGGTCCTGGAACACCAGCGGGATCCGGCGCCTTTGGCGCAAGAGGCGGTACGGCTCGCCGGGCGTTTCCTGATCGCTTCGGTGCCGTCGAAGCCCGACGAGAATCCGGAGCATGTCCAGCTTTTCAGCGGCGAGAGCCTCAGCGCGCTGCTCAGGGGCGTCGGCGCGGCGAAGGTCGCGATCGACTATGTGCCAAACCATATCGTCGCGGTCGCCCGGACCTATCAGCGATGA
- a CDS encoding lysine--tRNA ligase translates to MTSERELAQAAKAWPFQEARKLLKRIGGKVPEKGYVLLETGYGPSGLPHIGTFGEVARTTAVRHAFRELSEVPTKLFCFSDDMDGLRKVPDNIPNQEMVARHLGKPLTEIPDPFGDDYPSFGAHNNARLQAFLDDFGFDYEFQSATDCYRSGRFDQALLQALRCYDQIMAIILPTLGAERQATYSPFLPISPKTGRVLQVPMLERNEDAGTVVFEDEDGTRTELPVTGGHCKLQWKADWAMRWYALDVDYEMSGKDLIDSVNLGGRIIRALGGRPPEGFNYELFLDEEGQKISKSKGNGLSVEEWLTYAPPESLALFMYQKPKVAKRLYFDVIPRTVDDYLTFLDRFPGQEPAQQIENPVWHIHDGEPPREEAHISYSILLNLASACNTEDEDVLWGFISQYAPAATKATAPILAGLVRTALNYYRDFVRPNKRYRAPDAMERAALEDLLAALEALPPEAPGEDFQNQIYEVGKRHPFPELRAWFKALYEILFGQEQGPRMGSFVALYGRDNFLDLLRRALAGEDLSPA, encoded by the coding sequence ATGACGAGCGAAAGAGAGCTGGCGCAGGCGGCCAAGGCCTGGCCCTTCCAGGAGGCCCGCAAGCTGCTGAAGCGCATCGGCGGCAAGGTGCCGGAGAAGGGCTATGTTCTGCTTGAGACCGGCTACGGACCCTCGGGCCTGCCGCATATCGGCACCTTCGGCGAGGTCGCGCGGACCACGGCCGTGCGCCACGCCTTCCGGGAGCTCTCCGAGGTGCCGACCAAGCTGTTCTGCTTCTCCGACGACATGGACGGCCTGCGCAAGGTCCCGGACAACATCCCGAACCAGGAGATGGTCGCCCGGCACCTGGGCAAGCCGCTGACCGAGATCCCGGATCCCTTCGGCGACGACTACCCCTCCTTCGGCGCCCACAACAACGCGCGGCTGCAGGCCTTCCTGGACGACTTCGGCTTCGACTACGAGTTCCAGTCGGCGACCGACTGCTACCGCTCCGGGCGCTTCGACCAGGCCCTGCTGCAGGCCCTGCGCTGCTACGACCAGATCATGGCGATCATCCTGCCGACCCTGGGCGCCGAGCGGCAGGCGACCTACAGCCCCTTCCTGCCGATCAGCCCCAAGACCGGCCGGGTCCTGCAGGTGCCGATGCTGGAGCGCAACGAAGACGCGGGCACGGTGGTTTTCGAGGACGAGGACGGCACCCGGACCGAGCTGCCGGTGACCGGCGGGCACTGCAAGCTGCAGTGGAAGGCCGACTGGGCCATGCGCTGGTACGCCCTGGACGTCGACTACGAGATGTCCGGCAAGGACCTGATCGACTCGGTCAACCTGGGCGGCCGGATCATCAGGGCCTTGGGCGGCCGGCCGCCGGAGGGCTTCAACTACGAGCTCTTCCTGGACGAGGAGGGCCAGAAGATCTCCAAGTCCAAGGGCAACGGTCTCTCGGTCGAGGAATGGCTGACCTACGCGCCGCCGGAGAGCCTGGCGCTCTTCATGTACCAGAAGCCGAAGGTCGCCAAGCGGCTCTACTTCGACGTCATCCCGCGCACCGTCGACGACTACCTGACCTTCCTCGACCGCTTTCCGGGCCAGGAGCCGGCGCAGCAGATCGAGAACCCGGTCTGGCACATCCACGACGGCGAGCCGCCGCGCGAGGAGGCGCACATCAGCTATTCGATCCTCCTCAACCTGGCCTCGGCCTGCAACACCGAGGACGAGGACGTGCTCTGGGGCTTCATCAGCCAGTACGCGCCGGCGGCGACCAAGGCGACCGCACCGATCCTCGCCGGGCTGGTGCGCACCGCGCTGAACTACTACCGGGACTTCGTCCGGCCGAATAAGCGCTACCGTGCGCCCGACGCCATGGAGCGGGCGGCGCTGGAGGACCTGTTGGCGGCCCTGGAGGCGCTGCCGCCGGAGGCCCCGGGCGAGGACTTCCAGAACCAGATCTACGAGGTCGGCAAGCGCCATCCCTTCCCGGAACTGCGCGCCTGGTTCAAGGCGCTCTACGAGATCCTCTTCGGCCAGGAGCAGGGCCCGCGCATGGGCTCCTTCGTCGCCCTCTACGGCCGCGACAACTTCCTCGACCTGCTGCGCCGCGCCCTGGCCGGCGAGGACCTCAGCCCGGCCTGA